One window from the genome of Hyperolius riggenbachi isolate aHypRig1 chromosome 6, aHypRig1.pri, whole genome shotgun sequence encodes:
- the CASP9 gene encoding caspase-9 isoform X2 encodes MRSVLISLPHSFHNSSFLSMMIGMRAGTRRDQARQLLVELETRGTQAYPLFLQCLIETGQQSLADALQDGGGGTVVITPMPAPPTRIPTPVYPLPKEKRPIPVVTPKHLDIEKDYSMNYDPCGYCLIINNMEFQASTNLSYRAGSDIDREKMERRMKRLHFEVSVMNNLKGAQIHTELERLASKDHSKRDCCLVIILSHGCETRHTRFPGGVYGTDGARIPVERIVNYFNGSNCPSLGGKPKLFFIQACGGDEKDRGVAVESGDVPGSFDSSSLQSDAMAVRPDDGDMDETDAVASLPTSGDILVSYSTFPGYVSWRDKKSGTWYVETLDEILEEHASTSDLQTLLVMVANIVSSKGTYKQIPGYFNFLRKRFFFKTD; translated from the exons AGAGCCGGCACACGCAGAGACCAAGCTCGGCAACTGCTGGTGGAGCTGGAGACTCGGGGTACCCAGGCCTACCCACTGTTCCTGCAGTGCTTGATAGAAACCGGGCAGCAAAGCCTAGCAGATGCCCTCCAAGACGGCGGCGGTGGTACAGTTGTGATCACGCCAATGCCAGCACCACCAACTCGGATCCCTACTCCAGTGTACCCTTTGCCCAAGGAGAAGAGAC CTATCCCTGTGGTGACGCCGAAACACCTGGACATAGAAAAG GATTACTCGATGAACTATGACCCCTGCGGTTACTGCCTCATCATCAACAACATGGAGTTCCAGGCCTCCACCAACCTGTCCTACAGAGCCGGCTCTGACATCGATCGGGAGAAGATGGAGAGGAGGATGAAGAGGCTTCACTTTGAGGTCTCGGTGATGAATAATCTGAAAGGAGCG CAAATCCACACGGAGCTGGAGCGCCTGGCGTCTAAAGATCACAGCAAGAGGGATTGCTGCCTGGTCATCATCCTGTCCCACGGCTGCGAG acgCGACACACGCGGTTTCCAGGCGGAGTCTACGGGACAGACGGCGCAAGGATTCCTGTGGAAAGAATTGTGAATTACTTCAATGGTTCCAACTGCCCCAGTCTGGGAGGCAAACCGAAGCTGTTCTTCATCCAGGCCTGCGGCGGAG ATGAGAAGGACAGGGGTGTTGCGGTGGAGTCCGGGGACGTACCAGGAAGCTTTGACTCCTCCTCTTTGCAGTCTGATGCCATGGCAGTGCGTCCTGATGACGGGGATATGGATGAGACGGATGCCGTGGCGAGCCTGCCCACCTCTGGGGACATCCTGGTGTCCTACTCAACCTTCCCAG GTTACGTCTCTTGGCGTGATAAGAAAAGCGGTACGTGGTATGTGGAGACTCTGGACGAAATTCTGGAGGAGCATGCGTCAACATCAGACCTACAGACGCTGCTGGTTATG GTGGCAAATATTGTTTCATCAAAAGGAACCTACAAACAGATACCTGGCTACTTCAACTTCCTCCGCAAGAGGTTCTTCTTCAAAACAGACTGA